In the genome of Epinephelus lanceolatus isolate andai-2023 chromosome 18, ASM4190304v1, whole genome shotgun sequence, one region contains:
- the LOC117267792 gene encoding protein VCF1 has protein sequence MLTENRKRQRSGGDEESGHLVPQAKRQSRAHPLSPEPGRDAWDSESSNSESSSSISSPEHAAGSCGSQCIVGPCSPLSSGDPSELAGPTSLASYLQINRILKQAHFQSLQSRCQLRDT, from the exons ATGTTGACTGAAAACAG GAAACGACAGCGCAGCGGTGGTGATGAGGAGAGTGGCCACCTGGTCCCTCAAGCCAAAAGGCAGAGCAGAGCTCATCCGCTCTCTCCTGAGCCAGGCCGGGATGCCTGGGACTCTGAG TCGTCCAACAgcgagagcagcagcagcatcagcagtcCAGAGCATGCAGCCGGGAGTTGTGGCAGCCAGTGCATCGTGGGCCCCTGCAGTCCCCTCAGCTCCGGTGACCCCTCAGAACTGGCCGGCCCTACGAGCCTGGCGTCCTACCTGCAGATCAACCGCATCCTGAAGCAGGCCCACTTCCAGAGCCTGCAGAGCCGATGTCAGCTCAGAGACACATGA